A stretch of Stenotrophomonas indicatrix DNA encodes these proteins:
- a CDS encoding SCO family protein, which translates to MRVASVVRSLRLPLLAAGLALGLLAGCSAQSRMDFYSKDIACEELGQHWTMPDSAGTLRGPKDLQGQVTYLFFGFTSCPDVCPTTMVELSQVKHLMGKDADQLQVVFVSVDPARDTPEVAHTYVHAFDPKAMALVGDEAQLSAMASDFKAFYEKEPGQLPDTYTMSHIAGGYVFDRQGRLRLFAPYGMPVEQLFSDVQRLLLEPEHPAAGSEALAACKLPHSASIATR; encoded by the coding sequence ATGCGTGTTGCTTCCGTTGTTCGTTCCCTGCGCTTGCCGCTGCTTGCCGCAGGCCTCGCACTCGGCCTGCTGGCCGGCTGCAGTGCGCAGTCGCGCATGGATTTCTATTCCAAGGACATCGCCTGCGAGGAACTGGGCCAGCACTGGACCATGCCTGACAGCGCCGGCACCCTGCGTGGCCCGAAGGACCTGCAGGGGCAGGTGACCTATCTGTTTTTCGGCTTCACCAGCTGCCCGGACGTGTGCCCGACCACCATGGTCGAACTGAGCCAGGTCAAGCACCTGATGGGCAAGGATGCCGACCAGCTGCAGGTGGTATTCGTCAGCGTCGATCCGGCGCGCGATACCCCCGAAGTCGCGCACACCTATGTGCACGCGTTCGACCCGAAGGCGATGGCACTGGTCGGTGACGAGGCACAGCTCTCGGCGATGGCCAGCGACTTCAAGGCGTTCTACGAGAAGGAGCCCGGGCAGCTGCCGGACACCTACACGATGAGCCACATCGCCGGCGGCTACGTGTTCGACCGCCAAGGTCGCCTGCGCCTGTTCGCGCCCTACGGCATGCCGGTGGAGCAGCTGTTCTCGGACGTACAGCGGTTGCTGCTGGAGCCGGAACATCCGGCCGCGGGCAGTGAAGCGTTGGCGGCGTGCAAGCTGCCGCACAGCGCGAGCATCGCCACACGCTGA
- the yidA gene encoding sugar-phosphatase: protein MDMGRRQSTIELVAIDMDGTLLDPAHKLTARVKQAIAQARALGVHIVLTSGRPVPGLAPFLHELGIEGDDDYCIACNGGLVQRIGPRETVVEYPLSFDDFVYCEQVAREIGVHFQALDAQRMYTPNQDISIYTVADSHLSRMPLSYRRVADMDPGMSFIKLMMIDEPDVLDAAIARLPAALTERFAVLKSAPFFLEVFDHRAGKGPSLQKLAEHLGIDRANVMAIGDQENDLTMLQYAGTSVAMGNAIDAVKATARFETATNADEGVARAIERFVLQ from the coding sequence ATGGACATGGGTCGCAGGCAATCGACCATCGAACTGGTCGCCATCGATATGGATGGCACCCTGCTGGACCCCGCCCACAAGCTCACCGCGCGCGTGAAGCAGGCCATCGCCCAAGCGCGCGCGCTGGGCGTGCACATCGTGCTGACCAGCGGCCGCCCGGTTCCAGGGCTGGCGCCGTTCCTGCATGAGCTTGGCATCGAGGGCGACGATGACTACTGCATCGCCTGCAACGGCGGCCTGGTGCAGCGCATCGGCCCGCGCGAAACCGTGGTCGAGTATCCGCTCAGCTTCGACGATTTCGTGTACTGCGAACAGGTCGCCCGCGAGATCGGCGTGCACTTCCAGGCACTGGACGCGCAGCGCATGTACACGCCCAACCAGGACATCAGCATCTACACCGTGGCCGACTCGCATCTTTCGCGCATGCCACTGTCGTACCGCCGCGTGGCCGACATGGACCCTGGCATGTCCTTCATCAAGCTGATGATGATCGACGAGCCGGACGTGCTGGACGCCGCCATCGCGCGCCTGCCGGCCGCGCTGACCGAGCGCTTCGCGGTGCTGAAGAGCGCGCCGTTCTTCCTGGAAGTATTCGACCACCGCGCCGGCAAGGGGCCGAGCCTGCAGAAGCTGGCCGAGCACCTGGGCATCGACCGCGCCAACGTGATGGCCATCGGCGACCAGGAGAACGACCTCACCATGCTGCAGTACGCCGGCACCAGCGTGGCGATGGGCAATGCCATCGATGCGGTGAAGGCTACCGCGCGCTTCGAGACCGCCACCAACGCCGATGAAGGCGTGGCCAGGGCGATCGAGCGCTTCGTGCTGCAGTAA
- a CDS encoding PQQ-dependent sugar dehydrogenase, with the protein MAKRILPAVGVLSLSLALVACAGKAEYHPADQSGAQPPLPKPENYLLPPMQVPKGVGWAEGQAPSVADGLKIERIAANLQHPRRLLSLPNGDVLVVEGNGPGEEPVTTPKQWIAGKVKARSGKAGKGGNRVTLLRRAPGTGTWTQHVYIENLHSPFGIQLIGDTLYVANTGNIMKYHYVPGETRMSDKGSEFTDLPSTINHHWTKELLASRDGSKLYVGVGSNSNITENGLAVEYRRAVVLEVDVATSGSRIYASGLRNPTGLDWEPSTGKLWAVVNERDEIGADLVPDYLTSVQEHGFYGWPYSYYGQHVDERVQPQRPDLVAKAIRPDFAIGSHVAPLGLLFYTGQALPAKYHGGAFIGEHGSWDRSPLSGYEVVYVPFKDGKPAGRPEAVVSGFASKDEKTLMGAPVGMAIDAEGALLVADDVGDVVWRVSAK; encoded by the coding sequence ATGGCTAAGCGCATCCTGCCCGCCGTGGGCGTGCTCTCGTTGTCCCTGGCGTTGGTCGCCTGTGCCGGCAAGGCCGAATACCACCCGGCCGACCAGTCCGGCGCGCAACCGCCGTTGCCCAAACCCGAGAACTACCTGTTGCCGCCGATGCAGGTGCCCAAGGGCGTGGGCTGGGCCGAGGGCCAGGCACCGTCGGTGGCCGACGGCCTGAAGATCGAACGCATCGCTGCCAACCTGCAGCACCCGCGCCGGCTGCTGTCGCTGCCCAATGGTGATGTGCTGGTAGTGGAAGGCAACGGTCCCGGCGAAGAGCCGGTCACCACGCCCAAGCAGTGGATCGCCGGCAAGGTGAAGGCGCGCTCGGGCAAGGCCGGCAAGGGCGGCAACCGGGTCACGTTGCTGCGGCGCGCGCCGGGCACCGGCACCTGGACCCAGCACGTGTACATCGAAAACCTGCACTCGCCGTTCGGCATCCAGCTGATCGGTGACACGCTGTATGTGGCCAACACCGGCAACATCATGAAATACCACTACGTGCCGGGCGAAACCCGCATGTCCGACAAGGGCAGCGAGTTCACCGACCTGCCCAGCACCATCAACCACCACTGGACCAAGGAACTGCTGGCCAGCCGCGATGGCAGCAAGCTGTACGTGGGCGTGGGCTCCAACAGCAACATCACCGAGAACGGCCTGGCCGTCGAGTACCGCCGCGCGGTGGTGCTGGAAGTGGACGTGGCCACCAGCGGCAGCCGCATCTACGCCTCGGGCCTGCGCAACCCCACCGGCCTGGACTGGGAGCCGAGCACCGGCAAGCTGTGGGCGGTGGTGAACGAACGCGACGAGATCGGTGCCGACCTGGTGCCCGATTACCTCACCTCGGTGCAGGAGCACGGCTTTTACGGCTGGCCCTACAGCTACTACGGCCAGCATGTGGACGAGCGCGTGCAGCCGCAGCGGCCGGACCTGGTGGCCAAGGCAATCCGCCCGGACTTCGCCATCGGCTCGCACGTGGCACCGCTGGGCCTGCTGTTCTACACCGGCCAGGCACTGCCGGCGAAGTACCACGGCGGTGCCTTCATCGGCGAGCACGGCAGCTGGGACCGTTCGCCCCTGAGCGGCTACGAAGTGGTGTACGTGCCGTTCAAGGACGGCAAGCCGGCCGGCCGCCCGGAAGCGGTGGTGAGCGGGTTCGCGTCCAAGGATGAGAAGACGTTGATGGGCGCGCCGGTGGGCATGGCCATCGATGCGGAGGGCGCGCTGCTGGTCGCCGACGATGTGGGCGACGTGGTGTGGCGGGTGTCGGCGAAGTAG
- a CDS encoding S8 family serine peptidase, translated as MMKTTILLSTLAFAAMTSPAWAQSSGQTPPARSLSTVDAQELKASATGRSFDVGGTRFQLSPSTTVQQAAGGQFRITPQAAATTSSRSKRSLDGAAAAGADAGAGKFAAAVSNDGAPVVATSRVKVFFTDAASAQRAAKATGGTVVKVSKAAGLAIVEYPSVNAALDASTRLLSTAGVRAAEPDVVQWEEKK; from the coding sequence ATGATGAAAACGACCATTCTGTTGAGCACGCTCGCCTTCGCGGCGATGACCTCCCCTGCCTGGGCACAGAGCTCGGGGCAGACCCCACCGGCACGGAGCCTGTCCACCGTGGATGCACAGGAACTGAAAGCTTCGGCCACCGGCCGTTCGTTCGACGTGGGCGGCACGCGTTTCCAGCTGTCCCCGTCGACCACGGTGCAGCAGGCTGCGGGCGGCCAGTTCCGGATCACGCCGCAGGCAGCTGCCACCACCAGTTCGCGCAGCAAGCGTTCGCTGGATGGCGCGGCAGCAGCCGGCGCTGATGCCGGCGCCGGCAAGTTCGCCGCTGCGGTGTCCAACGATGGTGCGCCAGTGGTGGCGACCTCGCGGGTGAAGGTGTTCTTTACCGATGCGGCATCTGCACAGCGCGCGGCAAAGGCCACGGGCGGCACCGTGGTGAAGGTGTCCAAGGCTGCCGGTCTGGCCATCGTCGAGTACCCGTCGGTGAACGCGGCGCTGGATGCGAGCACCCGGCTGCTGTCGACTGCGGGCGTGCGCGCAGCCGAGCCGGACGTGGTGCAGTGGGAAGAGAAGAAGTGA
- a CDS encoding TonB-dependent receptor, protein MNTPPTLLALAIGTALVAPLHAAESTGAAHDTPTTLNALQVIATPRGAAVAPTQVVGPNRYVINATDLDAMVTGNNGLSMLKNVPGASYTATDGLGLDISATSLFVRGFRMNEMGITFEGVPLNDNGFLSLTGTSVVNVGVPDGIGSITVSPGGAPVSVFSSSVNGGSLEYRLRDLQDTPSLRIKQGVGSNNTRVTTVSGQSGQLGEHGPKLLVDLQRVSADKYQGAGTQKFLRGDLKAQQDVAWGDFTVFLSDSKAAVWGYNNISFDMIRKLGWKADSFYPDYAWAYYVASPENADTSCGAYTCGELSELIPYDTGQVTRDRVASINHRFQITPALSGNVQLYNANSHTQATLTDPTVPSPNGAPFSEQVQTPHLNRLGGMFNLQFETGAQTLTAGFWQEKSKAAAKTEWYQQPLLGQGKPLKATGPFDVYGPAFQTDNASSWVTRSRQFYLHDNYAVTDTLVLGLGFKAVDFTTTGGGIGDAAERPVSGTLRAKSNFLPHVSLYWSPTERTDAFIDLVNTMNGYRVAQRGNIGYTASAWTISDQKEFDRVAGTLRPEKNWNLTVGASHRFDRLTVTGDVFYNDIRNRLLSAAIGTQFAQINTVRLMPKMHVIGADLGITADLTDHLQFYQGIALARSYYDSDFVVGDTVYPIKGNAQPGYPQLSLVSDLSAHFGDWRFGATSTSYLRQPFTYENDIRVPTFWQVNAYTAYTLGPDSLLPGLELRLDVSNLFNRNNIGTATIAGSSFSGDYQTLQRSAPRKVMFSTSITF, encoded by the coding sequence ATGAACACTCCACCTACGCTTCTTGCCCTGGCAATCGGCACCGCCCTCGTTGCACCGCTGCACGCTGCCGAATCCACCGGCGCCGCGCACGACACCCCCACCACCTTGAACGCGCTGCAGGTCATCGCCACCCCACGCGGTGCTGCTGTCGCCCCCACCCAGGTGGTGGGCCCGAACCGCTACGTCATCAATGCCACCGACCTGGATGCGATGGTGACCGGCAACAACGGCCTGTCGATGCTGAAGAACGTGCCGGGTGCCAGCTACACCGCCACCGACGGTCTCGGCCTGGATATTTCTGCCACCAGCCTGTTCGTGCGCGGTTTCCGCATGAATGAAATGGGCATCACCTTCGAAGGCGTGCCGCTGAACGACAACGGCTTCCTCTCGCTTACCGGCACCAGCGTGGTCAACGTCGGCGTGCCCGATGGCATCGGTTCGATCACGGTCAGCCCGGGCGGTGCACCAGTCAGTGTGTTCTCCAGCAGCGTCAATGGCGGCAGCCTCGAGTACCGCCTGCGCGACCTGCAGGACACCCCCAGCCTGCGTATCAAGCAGGGCGTGGGCAGCAACAACACACGGGTCACCACGGTCTCGGGCCAGAGCGGCCAGCTGGGCGAACACGGCCCGAAGCTGCTGGTCGACCTGCAGCGCGTGTCGGCCGACAAGTACCAGGGCGCCGGCACCCAGAAGTTCCTGCGCGGTGACCTGAAGGCCCAGCAGGATGTGGCGTGGGGTGACTTCACCGTGTTCCTGTCCGACAGCAAGGCCGCAGTGTGGGGCTACAACAACATCTCCTTCGACATGATCCGCAAGCTGGGCTGGAAGGCCGACAGCTTCTATCCGGACTATGCATGGGCGTACTACGTGGCCTCGCCGGAGAACGCCGACACGTCCTGCGGCGCCTACACCTGCGGCGAGCTGTCCGAGCTGATTCCCTACGACACCGGCCAGGTGACCCGCGACCGCGTCGCGTCGATCAACCATCGCTTCCAGATCACGCCCGCGCTCAGCGGCAACGTGCAGCTGTACAACGCCAACAGCCACACCCAGGCCACCTTGACCGACCCGACCGTGCCCTCGCCCAACGGCGCGCCTTTCTCCGAACAGGTGCAGACGCCGCACCTCAATCGCCTCGGTGGCATGTTCAACCTGCAGTTCGAGACCGGTGCGCAGACCCTCACCGCCGGTTTCTGGCAGGAGAAGAGCAAGGCGGCCGCGAAGACCGAGTGGTACCAGCAGCCGCTGCTGGGGCAGGGCAAACCACTGAAGGCGACCGGGCCGTTCGATGTGTACGGGCCGGCGTTCCAGACCGACAACGCATCCAGCTGGGTGACCCGCTCGCGGCAGTTCTACCTGCATGACAATTACGCCGTTACCGACACGCTGGTGCTGGGGCTGGGCTTCAAGGCCGTGGACTTCACCACCACCGGTGGCGGCATCGGCGATGCAGCGGAGCGGCCGGTGTCCGGCACGCTGCGCGCAAAGAGCAACTTCCTGCCGCACGTGTCGCTGTACTGGAGCCCGACCGAGCGGACCGATGCCTTCATCGACCTGGTCAACACCATGAACGGCTATCGCGTGGCCCAGCGCGGCAACATCGGCTATACCGCGTCGGCCTGGACCATCAGCGACCAGAAAGAGTTCGACCGCGTGGCCGGCACCCTGCGCCCAGAGAAGAACTGGAACCTGACCGTGGGCGCCAGCCACCGCTTCGACCGCCTGACCGTGACCGGTGATGTGTTCTACAACGACATCCGCAACCGCCTGCTGTCGGCGGCCATCGGCACCCAGTTCGCGCAGATCAACACAGTGCGCTTGATGCCGAAGATGCACGTGATCGGCGCAGATCTCGGCATCACCGCCGACCTGACCGACCACCTGCAGTTCTACCAGGGCATCGCGCTGGCGCGCTCGTACTACGACAGCGATTTCGTGGTGGGCGATACCGTGTACCCGATCAAGGGCAACGCGCAGCCGGGCTACCCGCAGCTGTCGCTGGTCAGCGACCTATCCGCGCACTTCGGTGACTGGCGTTTCGGTGCCACCAGCACCTCATACCTGCGCCAGCCCTTCACCTATGAAAACGACATCCGCGTGCCAACGTTCTGGCAGGTCAACGCGTACACGGCCTACACGCTGGGCCCGGACAGCCTGCTGCCGGGGCTGGAGCTGCGGCTGGACGTAAGCAACCTGTTCAACCGCAACAACATCGGCACCGCCACCATCGCCGGCTCGTCGTTCTCGGGCGACTACCAGACCCTGCAGCGCAGCGCCCCCCGGAAGGTGATGTTCAGCACCTCGATAACCTTCTAA
- a CDS encoding exopolysaccharide biosynthesis protein: MTYQAPDATDTAPLAQQIEDLIDGLPGDHIRVGTLLHALGDEGLMLVVILLSAIFLIPVSIPGLSTVFGASILLIGLSRVRDRPLWVPQRLADKQIATDKLKANLGRALKWVHRMERLSRPMRLAAMVRSKKMMRLNNLALVFATILLMLPAGPIPFSNTLPALALMSFAIGFIQRDGAAVAAGYGFVVASVVYFGVLLGGVGFAAESVFSGFRSGSSAL; this comes from the coding sequence ATGACCTACCAAGCGCCCGACGCCACTGACACCGCCCCTCTCGCCCAGCAGATTGAAGACCTGATCGACGGCCTGCCCGGCGACCATATCCGCGTCGGCACGCTGCTGCATGCGCTGGGCGACGAAGGCCTGATGCTGGTGGTGATCCTGCTGTCGGCGATCTTCCTGATTCCGGTATCGATTCCCGGGCTGAGCACGGTGTTCGGTGCGTCCATCCTGCTGATCGGCCTGAGCCGCGTGCGCGACCGTCCGTTGTGGGTGCCGCAGCGATTGGCCGACAAGCAGATCGCCACCGACAAGCTGAAAGCCAACCTGGGCCGTGCCCTGAAATGGGTGCATCGGATGGAGCGGTTGTCCCGGCCGATGCGGCTGGCAGCGATGGTGCGCTCGAAGAAGATGATGCGGTTGAACAACCTGGCGCTGGTGTTCGCCACGATCCTGCTGATGCTGCCGGCCGGGCCGATTCCCTTCAGCAACACGCTGCCGGCGCTGGCGCTGATGTCCTTTGCGATCGGCTTCATCCAGCGCGATGGCGCGGCGGTGGCAGCCGGCTACGGCTTCGTGGTGGCGTCGGTGGTGTACTTCGGTGTGCTGCTGGGCGGCGTGGGCTTTGCGGCCGAATCGGTGTTCAGTGGCTTCCGCAGCGGGTCATCGGCGCTGTAG
- the cyoC gene encoding cytochrome o ubiquinol oxidase subunit III — MNLLTRPQLDSDVLVHDDHHEHDHAHEQGGMKVFGMWVYLMSDLVLFGSLFASYAVLSTAYAGGPTGKELFSLPFVMAETFILLVSSITYGQAVLTMHRLDKAAVLRWLGVTFVLGASFIGMELYEFSHLIHEGAGPSTSAYLSAFFALVATHGLHVASGLIWMAVVMHQVYRRGLTPTNITRVSCLSLFWHFLDLVWICVFTFVYLIGAF; from the coding sequence ATGAACCTGTTGACCCGTCCGCAACTGGACAGCGATGTGCTGGTCCACGACGACCATCACGAGCACGATCACGCCCACGAACAGGGCGGCATGAAGGTGTTCGGCATGTGGGTGTACCTCATGTCCGACCTGGTGCTGTTCGGCTCGCTGTTCGCCTCGTACGCGGTGCTCAGCACCGCCTACGCCGGCGGCCCGACCGGCAAGGAACTGTTCTCGCTGCCGTTCGTGATGGCCGAGACCTTCATCCTGCTGGTGTCCAGCATCACCTATGGCCAGGCCGTGCTGACCATGCACCGCCTGGACAAGGCGGCGGTGCTGCGCTGGCTGGGCGTGACCTTCGTGCTCGGCGCCTCGTTCATCGGCATGGAGCTGTACGAGTTCTCGCACCTCATCCATGAAGGTGCCGGCCCCAGCACCAGTGCCTACCTGTCGGCGTTCTTCGCCCTGGTTGCCACCCACGGCCTGCACGTGGCCAGCGGCCTGATCTGGATGGCGGTGGTGATGCACCAGGTGTATCGCCGCGGCCTCACCCCGACCAACATCACCCGCGTGTCCTGCCTGAGCCTGTTCTGGCACTTCCTGGACCTGGTGTGGATCTGCGTCTTCACCTTCGTCTACCTGATCGGAGCCTTCTGA
- a CDS encoding S8 family serine peptidase, whose amino-acid sequence MKRHTQRSAPPRSARLALATALVLGSLAVTAQAQQADPLAGIQWHLLNTGQTVPADTLPVAGNDLNVDGLFRNGIRGQGVVIGIVDDGLQIAHPDLAANVAAVAGKNFANGSNNPTPSNPDADNHGTMVGGIAGAVGANNLGVRGVAPAATLKGFNVLASNAQGNQQSNIEYAWWDGAESADVQVFNNSWGAGPGNPNLPVAYSQNTVSSYEQALSGTRGGRGGIYVKSAGNNFNNASISQTQDVCTTDTKNRNTGCVPAGRDPRNNLFNVITVGAVRADGVRSSYSSTGSALWVSAFGGEYGLQAQYAPNLVARAYDPAIVTTDVTGCTQGSNKNTNRQNTLDSNLSAIDSTCNYTAKMNGTSASAPMVSGVAALVLEANPNLSYRDVKYILATTATRNHPNQPAVTLADGRTLVPGWTVNAANRAYSNWYGFGVVNAARAVQVAENFQSLGPLLDTGWRTTTRTVAIGNTSAAAARLTFQLANGARNIESVQLGFRVNHSNTRQLQFVLVSPSGTRSVVQPAFTAIGSGTNGVQRNFTNWDLLSSNAFLDESATGTWTLEVTDMGQAANAASRGNLEFFKIRVLGH is encoded by the coding sequence ATGAAGCGACACACGCAACGCTCCGCGCCACCGCGCTCTGCGCGCCTGGCCCTGGCCACTGCCCTGGTACTCGGCAGCCTGGCCGTTACCGCCCAGGCGCAACAGGCCGACCCACTGGCGGGTATCCAGTGGCACCTGCTCAATACCGGGCAGACGGTGCCGGCCGATACGCTGCCGGTGGCCGGCAACGATCTCAACGTCGATGGCCTGTTCCGCAATGGCATCCGTGGCCAGGGCGTGGTGATCGGCATCGTCGATGACGGCCTGCAGATCGCCCACCCGGACCTGGCCGCGAACGTGGCGGCGGTAGCGGGCAAGAACTTCGCCAACGGCTCCAACAATCCCACGCCGTCCAATCCCGATGCTGACAACCACGGCACGATGGTGGGCGGCATCGCCGGTGCGGTGGGCGCCAACAACCTGGGCGTGCGTGGCGTGGCCCCGGCGGCAACGCTGAAGGGCTTCAACGTGCTGGCCTCCAATGCGCAGGGCAACCAGCAGAGCAACATCGAATACGCCTGGTGGGATGGCGCCGAGTCGGCCGATGTGCAGGTGTTCAACAACAGCTGGGGCGCTGGCCCGGGCAACCCCAACCTGCCCGTGGCCTACAGCCAGAACACGGTGAGTTCGTACGAGCAGGCACTGTCGGGCACGCGCGGTGGCCGTGGCGGCATCTACGTGAAGTCGGCCGGCAACAACTTCAACAACGCCTCGATCAGCCAGACCCAGGACGTCTGCACCACCGATACCAAGAACCGCAACACCGGCTGTGTGCCGGCTGGCCGCGATCCACGCAACAACCTGTTCAACGTGATCACCGTGGGTGCGGTGCGCGCCGATGGCGTGCGTTCGTCGTACTCGTCCACCGGTTCGGCACTGTGGGTGTCGGCCTTTGGTGGCGAGTACGGCCTGCAGGCGCAGTACGCACCGAACCTGGTGGCACGTGCGTACGATCCGGCCATCGTCACCACCGACGTGACCGGCTGCACGCAGGGCAGCAACAAGAACACCAACCGCCAGAACACGCTGGACAGCAACCTGTCGGCGATCGACAGCACCTGCAACTACACCGCGAAGATGAACGGTACGTCGGCGTCGGCGCCGATGGTGTCGGGCGTGGCGGCGCTGGTGCTGGAGGCCAATCCGAACCTGTCCTACCGAGATGTGAAGTACATCCTCGCCACCACGGCCACCCGCAACCATCCGAACCAGCCGGCGGTGACCCTGGCCGACGGCCGCACGCTGGTGCCGGGTTGGACGGTGAATGCAGCCAACCGCGCTTACAGCAACTGGTACGGCTTCGGTGTGGTCAACGCGGCGCGCGCCGTGCAGGTCGCCGAGAACTTCCAGTCGCTGGGCCCGCTGCTGGATACGGGTTGGCGCACCACCACGCGCACGGTGGCCATCGGCAACACCTCCGCCGCCGCCGCGCGGTTGACCTTCCAGCTGGCCAATGGCGCACGCAACATCGAGTCGGTGCAGCTGGGCTTCCGGGTGAACCACAGCAATACCCGCCAGCTGCAGTTCGTGCTTGTTTCGCCCAGTGGTACGCGCAGCGTGGTGCAGCCGGCCTTCACCGCCATCGGTTCGGGTACCAATGGCGTGCAGCGCAACTTCACCAACTGGGATCTGCTGTCCAGCAATGCCTTCCTGGATGAAAGTGCCACCGGCACCTGGACGCTGGAAGTGACCGACATGGGGCAGGCCGCGAATGCTGCATCGCGCGGCAACCTCGAATTCTTCAAGATCCGCGTTCTGGGGCACTGA
- a CDS encoding DUF2231 domain-containing protein — translation MVNPVAQAHRGLGTTLFSLLNPIPFGFFVGGLIFDILYLNTAEVMWGKSAAWLITFGLLIAILPRLINLFAVWRRNGTATGTDRLDFLLNLVAIVLAVWNAFVHSRDAYAAAVPGTILSALTVALIALGFIVLSLQQPVLQGARHG, via the coding sequence ATGGTCAACCCCGTCGCCCAGGCCCATCGCGGCCTCGGCACAACACTCTTCAGCCTGTTGAATCCGATACCGTTCGGCTTCTTCGTGGGCGGCCTCATTTTCGACATCCTCTACCTCAACACCGCCGAGGTGATGTGGGGCAAGTCAGCGGCGTGGCTGATCACCTTCGGCCTGCTGATCGCCATCCTGCCGCGGCTGATCAACCTGTTCGCGGTCTGGCGCCGCAACGGCACCGCCACCGGCACCGACCGCCTCGATTTCCTGCTCAACCTGGTCGCCATCGTGCTGGCCGTCTGGAACGCCTTCGTGCACAGCCGCGACGCCTATGCGGCGGCCGTGCCGGGCACCATCCTCTCTGCGCTGACGGTGGCACTGATCGCGCTCGGCTTCATCGTGCTTTCGCTGCAGCAGCCGGTGCTGCAAGGAGCCCGTCATGGCTAA
- the cyoD gene encoding cytochrome o ubiquinol oxidase subunit IV, which yields MAHVETSRAGNAHGSTKSYLIGFVLCALLTVVPFALVMNPVLSRPVTLFLLVGFAVAQILVQLVYFLHMDRKSEGGWNLASFVFTLVILFIVVALSIWIIWSMHYHMMIN from the coding sequence ATGGCCCACGTCGAAACCTCGCGCGCCGGCAATGCGCACGGTTCCACCAAGTCCTACCTGATCGGCTTCGTGCTGTGCGCGCTGCTGACGGTGGTGCCGTTCGCGCTGGTGATGAACCCGGTGCTGTCACGGCCGGTCACCCTGTTCCTGCTGGTCGGCTTCGCGGTCGCGCAGATCCTGGTGCAGCTGGTGTACTTCCTGCACATGGACCGCAAGTCCGAAGGTGGCTGGAACCTCGCCAGCTTCGTGTTCACCCTGGTGATCCTGTTCATCGTGGTCGCGTTGTCGATCTGGATCATCTGGAGCATGCACTACCACATGATGATCAACTGA